A genomic region of Alicyclobacillus sp. SO9 contains the following coding sequences:
- a CDS encoding flagellar basal body rod C-terminal domain-containing protein, translating into MLRGLTSSASGMLADERMQQLLTNNLANAQTPGFKASNGALLSFPQELIRMMGYTHENFNTGTPIGSISSGVDFQEGVPNFAEGPVQSTGRALDAAIVDKARPGTFADVTGPNNQVQAVNGTISAAPGGRLQIAGQPLAVLNSNGKPVQGMYAVKNPAYKGTALTAADGKPDYDKAGHPSYLFANAAGKIVGTPANAAYSGWAVRVGTSNNMGDHSFYAVAYSSNQGPKGIALTRDGHFQVNSQHQLTDTAGHPILPVGPNGRPIANGRIVMNPNYSGKTLFNSQGGPVTDANGQPSYQVLNTNGTPVQGHLGLVDANVNTLKPLGATEFQVGNSLNATTVLPQLAAGTGSIQPGSLEQSGVNPTQVMTQMIQLVNQDTANQKMIQAEDQMLNEAVSQIGKVKL; encoded by the coding sequence ATGCTTCGCGGACTCACAAGTTCCGCGTCCGGCATGTTGGCGGACGAACGAATGCAGCAGCTTCTGACCAATAATCTGGCAAATGCTCAGACACCGGGGTTTAAGGCTTCCAACGGAGCCCTATTGTCTTTTCCTCAGGAACTCATTCGGATGATGGGTTACACTCACGAGAACTTCAATACAGGCACTCCGATTGGAAGTATCTCTTCTGGCGTTGATTTTCAGGAAGGCGTCCCGAATTTTGCGGAAGGTCCGGTACAAAGCACGGGCCGTGCTCTAGACGCAGCCATTGTGGACAAGGCCAGACCGGGAACCTTTGCTGATGTGACAGGGCCCAATAACCAGGTTCAAGCTGTAAACGGCACGATTTCAGCTGCACCTGGTGGTCGTCTTCAAATTGCAGGACAGCCATTGGCGGTACTGAACAGCAACGGGAAACCGGTACAAGGGATGTATGCTGTGAAGAACCCTGCGTACAAAGGGACAGCCCTGACTGCTGCTGACGGTAAGCCAGACTATGACAAGGCAGGTCATCCATCCTATCTGTTCGCAAATGCCGCCGGAAAGATTGTCGGGACACCCGCAAATGCTGCCTACAGTGGTTGGGCCGTCCGAGTTGGGACAAGCAATAACATGGGGGACCACAGCTTCTACGCAGTTGCGTATTCTTCAAATCAAGGGCCAAAAGGCATAGCGCTAACCAGGGACGGCCACTTCCAAGTAAACAGTCAGCATCAACTGACAGACACAGCGGGACATCCCATTCTTCCTGTAGGTCCTAATGGCAGGCCCATAGCGAACGGCAGAATTGTCATGAATCCCAACTACAGCGGAAAGACACTGTTTAATTCACAGGGCGGGCCAGTGACGGATGCGAATGGACAACCTTCATATCAGGTGCTCAACACGAACGGAACACCTGTACAGGGGCACCTGGGACTGGTGGATGCGAACGTCAACACTCTGAAGCCCTTGGGGGCTACAGAGTTTCAAGTGGGTAACTCGCTCAATGCAACGACTGTGCTGCCCCAGTTGGCCGCAGGGACTGGAAGCATCCAACCCGGAAGTCTTGAACAAAGCGGCGTCAACCCCACCCAAGTGATGACACAGATGATCCAACTGGTCAATCAGGACACGGCCAACCAGAAGATGATTCAGGCAGAAGACCAGATGTTAAATGAAGCTGTTTCGCAAATCGGCAAGGTCAAGCTGTAG
- the spoIIID gene encoding sporulation transcriptional regulator SpoIIID has translation MHDYIKERTLKIGEYIVETRNTVRTIAREFGVSKSTVHKDLTERLPDINPDLAERVKTILDYHKSIRHLRGGEATKLKYNKDPEESTKNYGLEKGVSSGL, from the coding sequence GTGCATGACTACATCAAGGAGCGTACACTGAAAATCGGTGAGTACATTGTGGAAACCCGCAACACTGTCCGCACAATAGCCCGTGAATTTGGCGTATCCAAGAGTACCGTACACAAAGACTTGACGGAACGGTTGCCGGATATTAACCCGGACTTGGCAGAGCGAGTAAAAACTATTCTGGATTACCACAAGTCCATTCGTCACCTGCGAGGTGGAGAAGCCACGAAGCTGAAATACAACAAGGATCCAGAAGAATCTACAAAAAACTACGGGCTTGAGAAAGGAGTTTCGAGCGGACTGTAG
- a CDS encoding flagellar hook-basal body protein yields MQAIWSSLSALNASNEWMSRIGNNIANQSTPGYASQTGSFADTLTSAVSGNATAPSVASRYTPQGWNGGTGVMATSTGNNFSQMSLKQTGNPTDLAIQGSAFFQVAGHNGQTEYTKAGNFIWSRQPSGRYALSTTDGKPVLDTQGQAILQPAAPGSTMNVSSDGQVTFTTGNGQTVGGPKIALVHIANPGQSLSSAGNNTYTASAGASPRLVNGQALGNGANGQLAAGQSRIKQGSLAMSNVNLTTAMVNMLQAQHMFDLNSKAVGFSSQMMQIAATIR; encoded by the coding sequence ATGCAAGCCATATGGTCTAGTCTATCTGCACTCAACGCCAGCAATGAATGGATGAGTCGGATTGGGAATAATATTGCCAATCAGAGTACGCCTGGGTATGCGAGTCAAACGGGATCGTTCGCAGATACCTTGACATCAGCCGTATCCGGAAATGCGACGGCACCAAGCGTTGCAAGCCGGTACACGCCCCAAGGCTGGAACGGCGGGACGGGCGTGATGGCCACGTCAACAGGCAACAACTTTTCTCAAATGTCCCTGAAGCAAACCGGAAATCCAACAGACCTGGCGATTCAAGGTTCTGCATTCTTTCAGGTTGCGGGTCACAACGGTCAAACAGAATATACAAAGGCTGGAAACTTCATCTGGAGTCGCCAACCAAGCGGCCGCTATGCCTTAAGTACCACGGACGGGAAACCAGTCCTCGACACGCAGGGACAGGCGATTCTTCAGCCTGCGGCACCGGGATCAACGATGAACGTGTCTTCTGATGGGCAGGTTACATTTACGACGGGGAACGGTCAGACGGTTGGGGGACCCAAAATTGCATTAGTGCATATTGCAAACCCAGGACAGTCGCTCAGTTCAGCCGGCAACAACACCTATACTGCAAGCGCAGGAGCGTCGCCGCGGCTGGTGAATGGACAGGCTCTCGGGAACGGTGCGAACGGACAGCTTGCGGCGGGTCAATCTCGGATCAAGCAGGGATCACTGGCAATGAGCAACGTAAACCTGACAACAGCCATGGTGAATATGTTGCAGGCCCAGCACATGTTTGACCTAAACAGTAAAGCTGTAGGTTTTAGCAGCCAAATGATGCAGA
- a CDS encoding rod shape-determining protein, which produces MFSREIGIDLGTANVLVHVKGRGIVLDEPAVVAIDQISKQVVAVGEEARRMLGRTPGNIVAIRPLREGVIADFEVTEIMLRHFIRKTIGRTLMARPQLMICVPAGITSVEQKAVREAAEACGARHVDLIEEPKAAAIGAGLDIFEPSGSMVVDIGGGTTDIAVLSLGDVVTSDSLRVAGDKLDEAIVSYIRKQYNLLIGERTAEELKMEIATVFPDSRTGKQDVRGRDMMTGLPKTVPIEADEMRIALEEPISSIIAATKSVLEKTPPELAADIFDKGVILTGGGALVDGLDKLMMQELQIPVHVAEDPMHCVVEGTGMYLESPYRRRAAKNQKAARGYR; this is translated from the coding sequence ATGTTTTCTAGAGAGATTGGCATTGATTTAGGTACAGCCAACGTACTTGTTCATGTTAAGGGACGGGGTATTGTACTTGATGAACCAGCAGTAGTCGCTATCGATCAAATTTCTAAACAGGTTGTCGCCGTTGGAGAAGAAGCACGTCGTATGCTAGGCCGGACGCCTGGGAATATTGTTGCAATTCGGCCGCTCCGCGAAGGTGTCATTGCGGATTTTGAAGTTACGGAGATTATGCTTCGTCACTTTATTCGCAAGACCATTGGACGTACCTTAATGGCACGTCCCCAGCTCATGATTTGTGTGCCTGCCGGTATCACATCGGTTGAGCAAAAGGCGGTACGGGAAGCGGCCGAAGCTTGCGGGGCAAGACATGTAGATTTAATTGAGGAACCAAAAGCTGCTGCCATTGGCGCCGGCTTGGATATCTTCGAGCCAAGTGGAAGTATGGTTGTGGATATCGGCGGAGGAACCACTGATATCGCCGTCTTGTCTCTCGGCGATGTTGTGACCTCCGATTCTCTTCGTGTTGCTGGGGACAAGCTGGACGAAGCTATCGTCAGCTACATCCGAAAGCAGTACAACTTATTGATTGGAGAACGAACCGCAGAAGAATTGAAGATGGAAATTGCGACTGTATTCCCAGACAGCCGAACAGGAAAGCAGGACGTACGCGGCCGTGATATGATGACTGGTCTGCCAAAGACCGTGCCCATCGAAGCTGACGAGATGCGCATTGCGTTGGAAGAACCAATTAGTTCAATCATTGCAGCTACGAAGTCCGTTCTTGAAAAGACGCCTCCAGAACTGGCGGCCGATATTTTTGACAAAGGCGTCATCCTCACTGGCGGCGGAGCACTCGTAGACGGTTTGGACAAGCTGATGATGCAGGAACTGCAGATTCCTGTCCATGTTGCAGAAGATCCCATGCACTGTGTCGTAGAAGGTACCGGGATGTACCTGGAGAGCCCGTATCGCAGGCGAGCTGCCAAAAACCAAAAGGCTGCCCGAGGCTACAGGTAG